The Armatimonas rosea genome includes a window with the following:
- a CDS encoding MFS transporter produces the protein MFEENSEESKALERAVVIKLMTRLIPFLAILYVFCLLDRGNVSIAALTMQRDLAFSDKVYGLGAGIFFIGYFLFEVPSNLIMERVGARKWIARIMVTWGVISAAMMFVSTPLSFYCMRFLLGLAEAGFYPGVLLYFTFWVPAKLRARVISRFLALTALLGLFGGPLGGLLLKLNGWHGLHGWQWLFLIEGIPSVLLSVAVLKFLPDSPRHATWLTEPEKQWLANQLEHDSRTQKRVGHLSWRQALTEPRILHLCLIFIMTATAGNAIGFFGPQLLKARSGGLWSDSFVASVGIIPAIVGAISMALASAHSDRTGKRQHHVVLGYSIAACGFLLCAFMPTSWGVIVALSITALGERIAAGSYWAVTTNLLGARAAAGGLAFINSVGNLGGFIGPFLMGELKTRSGGAFGAGLSTAAGLMLCAALMALLTLKPPAPSQPTVA, from the coding sequence ATGTTTGAGGAAAACTCAGAAGAGTCAAAGGCGCTGGAGCGGGCGGTGGTGATCAAGCTGATGACCCGCCTGATCCCGTTTCTGGCGATCCTGTATGTCTTTTGTCTGCTGGATCGTGGCAACGTCAGTATCGCCGCGCTGACCATGCAGAGAGACCTCGCCTTCAGCGACAAGGTCTATGGGCTGGGGGCGGGGATCTTCTTTATCGGCTACTTTCTCTTTGAGGTGCCCTCGAACCTGATCATGGAGCGGGTGGGGGCGCGCAAGTGGATCGCCCGGATCATGGTGACATGGGGGGTGATCTCCGCCGCGATGATGTTTGTCAGCACGCCCCTCAGCTTCTACTGCATGCGCTTTCTACTGGGACTGGCGGAGGCGGGCTTCTATCCGGGGGTACTGCTGTACTTTACGTTCTGGGTGCCGGCCAAGCTCCGGGCGCGGGTGATCTCGCGCTTTCTCGCCCTGACGGCCCTCCTGGGGCTCTTTGGCGGACCGCTCGGGGGGCTCTTGCTCAAGCTCAATGGCTGGCACGGGCTCCATGGCTGGCAGTGGCTCTTCTTGATCGAGGGGATTCCCTCGGTGCTGCTGAGCGTGGCGGTCCTCAAGTTCCTCCCAGACTCCCCGCGCCACGCGACCTGGCTGACCGAGCCGGAGAAGCAGTGGCTCGCCAACCAGCTGGAGCACGACTCCAGAACGCAGAAGCGGGTCGGGCACCTCAGCTGGCGCCAGGCGCTCACGGAGCCGCGTATTCTCCACCTCTGCCTGATCTTTATCATGACCGCCACTGCGGGAAATGCGATTGGCTTCTTTGGCCCACAGCTCCTCAAGGCGCGGAGCGGTGGCCTCTGGAGCGACTCGTTTGTTGCGAGTGTGGGCATCATTCCGGCGATTGTCGGGGCGATCTCCATGGCGCTAGCATCGGCCCACTCCGACCGCACGGGCAAGCGCCAGCACCATGTTGTGCTGGGCTATAGCATCGCGGCGTGTGGGTTCCTGCTGTGTGCCTTTATGCCGACTTCCTGGGGCGTGATTGTCGCGCTCTCGATCACGGCACTGGGCGAGCGGATCGCGGCGGGCTCGTACTGGGCGGTGACCACCAACCTCCTCGGGGCGCGCGCGGCGGCAGGGGGGCTGGCCTTCATCAACTCCGTGGGCAACCTGGGCGGCTTTATCGGGCCGTTTCTGATGGGAGAGCTCAAGACCCGCAGCGGGGGCGCGTTTGGCGCGGGGCTCTCCACCGCGGCGGGGCTCATGCTCTGTGCCGCCCTGATGGCGCTCCTCACGCTCAAGCCGCCCGCTCCATCGCAACCTACCGTGGCCTGA
- the aroC gene encoding chorismate synthase, whose product MAGSSFGTLFRVTTFGESHGPAVGCIVDGCPAGIPFDLAQVQQDLDRRRPGQSKLTTQRKEGDAVEVLSGVFEGVTTGTPIALQVRNTDQRSKDYSELKDLFRPSHADFTYHAKYGGVRDWRGGGRASYREAIGRVAAGAVARQLLASWYGVETVGYVLQVADIRGQIDQATVTQEQVEEHITRCPDPSASEKMIAAIEQARRDGDSLGGIVECVVRNVPAGLGEPVFDKLTASLAHALMSLPATRGFEIGEGFGAATLRGTTHNDAFETRDGKTRTRTNHSGGIQGGISNGEDIVLRVAFKPTATIHAAQETVTIDGEPTIFQAKGRHDPCVLPRAVAAVEAMVLLVLADHALMQQATKRQ is encoded by the coding sequence ATGGCAGGTAGTAGCTTCGGCACCCTTTTTCGCGTCACGACCTTTGGTGAGTCCCACGGCCCGGCGGTCGGCTGTATCGTCGATGGCTGCCCCGCAGGGATTCCCTTTGACCTCGCGCAGGTTCAGCAGGACTTGGACCGGCGACGGCCCGGCCAGAGCAAGCTCACGACCCAGCGCAAAGAGGGCGATGCGGTCGAGGTGCTCTCTGGGGTCTTTGAGGGGGTCACGACGGGAACCCCTATCGCCTTGCAGGTGCGCAACACCGACCAGCGCTCCAAAGACTACAGCGAGCTCAAGGATCTCTTCCGCCCCAGCCACGCGGACTTTACCTACCACGCCAAGTACGGCGGTGTCCGTGACTGGCGCGGCGGCGGGCGCGCCTCCTACCGCGAGGCCATCGGGCGGGTGGCGGCGGGCGCGGTGGCGCGGCAGCTTCTGGCCTCTTGGTACGGCGTGGAGACTGTCGGCTACGTCCTGCAAGTGGCCGATATTCGCGGCCAGATCGACCAAGCAACCGTCACGCAGGAGCAGGTGGAGGAGCACATCACCCGCTGCCCCGACCCCAGCGCCTCGGAGAAGATGATCGCCGCCATTGAGCAAGCCCGCCGCGACGGCGACTCGCTTGGGGGGATTGTCGAGTGCGTGGTGCGCAATGTCCCCGCGGGCCTCGGGGAGCCGGTCTTTGATAAGCTCACCGCGAGCCTCGCGCACGCTCTGATGTCCCTGCCGGCCACGCGCGGCTTTGAGATCGGCGAGGGCTTTGGTGCGGCGACCCTGCGCGGCACGACCCACAACGATGCCTTTGAAACGCGCGACGGCAAGACCCGCACGCGCACCAACCACTCGGGAGGCATTCAGGGCGGCATCTCCAACGGCGAGGATATCGTCCTCCGGGTCGCCTTCAAGCCCACCGCCACGATCCACGCCGCGCAAGAAACGGTCACTATCGACGGCGAGCCCACGATCTTCCAGGCCAAGGGCCGCCACGATCCGTGTGTACTCCCTCGCGCCGTCG